A window of the Butyricimonas virosa genome harbors these coding sequences:
- a CDS encoding S28 family serine protease, with protein MRYVFSLFVTLLLACGSVLANGPLLQKLQQIKEISGIRELKVQPYTEYYEFWYEQPIDHNNPSKGTFKQRVLLGHRDFNAPMVAILEGYGIYSPAESELSKLFKTNQLTIEHRFFNNSKPEGETPWTDLTLKQAATDQHEIIQALRQKIYPNTKWISTGISKGGQTTVYHRYFYPQDVELSVPYVAPINLEKIDPRLEKFLSKLGGTPENRKLLEGGGKDIKWQIFDFQKRCLENMDKLMPLMQELTQAKGYSFNKVGGTERAFKLTILEFPFAFWQWGNNINEMPQPEEDDYNEIFNYLVKVSSPDFFDDKAIENLQAFYYAALTETGMYAYNTKPFKKFFKDEPEPIITFDFAMPKGYENAPFNTQQLQDINHWLQTNAENILFIYGGSDPWSATAVDLKKNDKCRKYIKANMDHKCRIASFENLTRSAIIKVLKSWLTGTEVEEEIEEVLIY; from the coding sequence ATGAGATACGTATTTTCACTTTTTGTAACTCTATTATTAGCTTGCGGCTCCGTACTTGCAAACGGCCCGTTATTACAGAAATTACAACAAATCAAAGAAATATCCGGTATTCGGGAACTAAAAGTTCAACCTTACACGGAATACTACGAATTCTGGTATGAACAGCCGATAGACCACAATAATCCCTCGAAAGGAACTTTCAAACAAAGGGTATTACTGGGACATCGGGATTTCAACGCTCCCATGGTAGCCATCCTCGAAGGATACGGGATTTACTCCCCGGCAGAAAGCGAATTGTCAAAACTATTCAAAACAAACCAACTCACCATCGAACATCGCTTTTTCAATAACAGCAAGCCTGAAGGCGAAACCCCGTGGACTGATTTAACCTTGAAGCAGGCAGCCACAGACCAGCATGAGATTATTCAAGCCTTACGGCAAAAGATATACCCGAACACGAAATGGATATCCACGGGTATCAGTAAAGGGGGACAGACAACCGTCTATCACCGTTATTTTTACCCGCAAGACGTGGAATTAAGTGTTCCTTACGTGGCACCCATTAACCTAGAAAAAATTGATCCCCGGTTAGAGAAATTCCTTTCCAAACTGGGCGGAACCCCGGAAAACAGAAAATTACTCGAAGGGGGTGGAAAAGATATTAAATGGCAAATCTTCGATTTTCAAAAGAGATGTCTTGAAAATATGGATAAGCTTATGCCACTCATGCAGGAATTAACGCAAGCAAAAGGCTATTCATTCAACAAAGTCGGCGGGACAGAACGGGCTTTCAAACTCACGATCCTAGAATTCCCATTTGCATTCTGGCAATGGGGAAATAACATCAATGAGATGCCCCAACCGGAAGAAGACGATTATAACGAGATATTCAACTACTTGGTAAAAGTGTCTTCCCCTGATTTCTTTGACGACAAAGCCATCGAAAATTTACAAGCGTTCTATTATGCCGCTTTAACAGAAACAGGCATGTACGCTTATAATACCAAACCGTTCAAAAAATTCTTCAAGGATGAACCGGAACCGATTATCACGTTCGATTTCGCCATGCCTAAAGGATATGAGAATGCCCCGTTCAACACGCAACAATTGCAGGATATTAATCACTGGTTACAGACCAATGCAGAAAACATTCTTTTCATTTACGGAGGAAGTGATCCTTGGAGCGCCACAGCTGTCGACCTAAAGAAAAACGACAAATGCCGCAAGTACATCAAAGCCAACATGGATCACAAATGTCGCATTGCAAGTTTCGAGAACCTTACCCGCTCTGCCATTATCAAAGTATTGAAATCATGGCTCACGGGCACGGAAGTCGAGGAAGAAATTGAAGAAGTTTTAATTTACTAA